From the Leptolyngbya sp. O-77 genome, one window contains:
- the mscL gene encoding large conductance mechanosensitive channel protein MscL, with protein MARRNGAGGGFLRDFREFALRGNVIDLAVGVIIGAAFGSIVQSLVDDIIMPIIGLIFGADPAAGIAGISIGAVPVGNFLAAIINFLIISFSLYLLIKWFAAFKRREEEPEAPDLTAVNTRLANAVERLTEALERR; from the coding sequence ATGGCTCGACGAAATGGTGCAGGAGGCGGTTTTCTTCGCGATTTTCGCGAATTTGCCCTGAGGGGAAATGTAATTGACCTGGCAGTGGGTGTAATTATCGGCGCGGCCTTTGGCTCGATTGTGCAATCGCTGGTAGATGACATCATCATGCCCATCATCGGGCTGATCTTTGGCGCAGATCCGGCAGCGGGGATTGCAGGTATCTCAATCGGCGCTGTGCCAGTGGGCAATTTTCTGGCGGCAATTATCAACTTCCTGATTATTTCTTTTTCACTGTATTTGCTGATTAAGTGGTTTGCGGCTTTCAAGCGCCGGGAAGAAGAACCCGAAGCGCCCGATTTGACTGCGGTCAACACACGACTGGCAAATGCCGTAGAGCGCCTGACTGAAGCGCTAGAGCGACGGTAG
- a CDS encoding DASH family cryptochrome has product MTQRILLWFRNDLRLHDHEPLHRAIASGAEILPVYCFDPRQFSKTAFGFPKTGSFRAQFLLESVADLRRSLRGLGSDLLICQERPELIIPRLAAKLAISAVFYHPEATAEEQAVEIALSNALKPLGVRVQSFWGHTLYHPDDLPFDLSQLPELFTAFRKQVERDSSVNPPLPAPQSLPPLPADLPDLGEIPTLADLGLEPSAVDARGVLRFQGGETAGLARLKDYFWEGDRLRVYKDTRNGMLGADYSSKFSPWLALGCLSPRLIHAEVGRYESERVRNDSTYWLIFELLWRDYFRFICAKHGRKVFYPSGLQGIPIPWQQDWDRFDRWREGQTGFPLVDANMRELAATGFMSNRGRQNVASFLTKNLGIDWRMGAEWFESLLIDYDVCSNYGNWNYTAGVGNDARGFRFFNILKQSKDYDPQGDYVKHWLPELANLPAAKVHEPWKLLPVEQQRFGLRLGVDYPNPVVDLFKSAEANEKIYNAATQGWSASPKPKALQRGKRRR; this is encoded by the coding sequence GTGACCCAACGCATTCTCCTGTGGTTCCGCAATGACCTCCGGCTCCACGACCATGAACCGCTGCATCGGGCGATCGCCAGCGGCGCAGAGATTCTCCCGGTCTACTGTTTCGATCCGCGTCAGTTTAGCAAAACGGCGTTTGGCTTTCCCAAAACGGGTTCCTTTCGGGCGCAGTTTCTGCTAGAAAGCGTGGCCGATTTGCGGCGATCGCTCCGCGGCCTGGGCAGTGATTTACTCATTTGCCAGGAGCGCCCTGAACTTATTATTCCCCGATTGGCAGCAAAACTGGCGATTTCTGCGGTCTTCTATCACCCAGAAGCGACCGCCGAGGAGCAAGCAGTCGAAATCGCCCTCAGCAATGCCCTAAAGCCGCTGGGCGTTCGGGTGCAGTCGTTTTGGGGACACACGCTCTATCATCCCGATGATTTGCCCTTTGATCTGTCGCAGCTTCCGGAGTTGTTCACCGCTTTTCGCAAGCAGGTTGAGCGCGACTCATCGGTGAACCCGCCGCTGCCTGCGCCTCAGTCGCTGCCGCCGTTGCCAGCCGATCTGCCAGATCTGGGTGAAATTCCCACCCTGGCAGATTTGGGGCTGGAGCCGTCTGCGGTCGATGCGCGGGGTGTGCTGCGGTTTCAGGGCGGCGAAACGGCGGGGCTGGCGCGACTCAAGGATTATTTTTGGGAGGGCGATCGCCTGCGGGTTTACAAAGACACGCGCAACGGAATGCTAGGCGCAGACTATTCCTCCAAGTTTTCGCCGTGGCTGGCGCTGGGCTGCCTGTCGCCGCGCCTGATCCACGCCGAAGTGGGGCGTTACGAGTCAGAACGTGTCAGAAACGACTCGACATATTGGCTGATTTTTGAACTGCTCTGGCGCGACTATTTCCGCTTTATCTGTGCCAAGCACGGTCGAAAGGTGTTCTATCCCTCTGGTCTCCAGGGTATTCCGATTCCCTGGCAGCAAGACTGGGATCGGTTTGATCGGTGGCGCGAAGGGCAAACGGGCTTTCCGCTGGTAGATGCCAACATGCGAGAACTGGCTGCCACCGGGTTTATGTCCAATCGGGGACGGCAAAACGTTGCCAGCTTCCTCACCAAAAATCTCGGCATCGACTGGCGCATGGGCGCAGAGTGGTTCGAGTCGCTGCTGATCGACTACGACGTATGCAGCAACTACGGCAACTGGAATTACACCGCTGGGGTGGGTAACGACGCACGCGGCTTTCGCTTTTTCAACATCCTCAAGCAGTCCAAAGACTACGACCCGCAGGGCGACTACGTAAAGCACTGGCTGCCAGAGCTGGCCAACCTGCCCGCTGCCAAGGTGCATGAACCCTGGAAGTTGCTGCCTGTCGAGCAGCAGCGCTTTGGTCTGCGGCTGGGGGTAGATTATCCAAACCCCGTGGTGGACTTGTTCAAATCGGCAGAGGCAAACGAAAAAATCTACAACGCCGCCACGCAGGGCTGGAGTGCCTCTCCTAAGCCCAAAGCTTTGCAGAGAGGTAAGCGGCGGCGTTAG
- a CDS encoding PAS domain S-box protein codes for MKLDPGANHPSSSHADKAGSDRRHQAVVNSQTELVCRFLPNGVLTFVNSAYCDRFGKSAAELLGQPLVSLVHPNEQGRVTQQLTEIQTLTPDSPVQTHEHWVWSATGEMTWYEWIVQGFFNLSGELIELQAVGRDVTRRKQMELELERYHQEQRTLNRILTLSLNAQSTPDVFRCIAEEVRQATGFPIVAIERYNMTRQTMVFEGLCGVDCSADPAVGEWGGEWINEQTRECRGACTNEPRLEFPVTETVSGVVLQTGQVLIQHYESEATVPGDRTSLLRALGIATFVCLPLTADGRTLGTLSLGHPQRQAVSPSLLEWLQSLSGAIAALLKRQETERSLQDSEQRYRLLFESNPLPMWVFDLDTLAFLMVNEAAVQKYGYSREEFLSMTLAEIRPPEEIPRLLAMISAVNQGIKDSGIWLHTQKDGSRIQVEITSYLLTYQGRRAELVIAKDVTEQLQIEAALRESQRKYETLFQTLPVGIAMTDACGRIVEVNPVLEEMLSIPAAEQTRYTCDRPTQPTLRPDGTPMPPEEFASVRALREQQSVHNTEQGIVCADGSVQWVNVSAAPIPLENYGVAIAYIDITQRKQAELALQDSETRWQTVVQSTNDGVFDADLITGKTFHSERWKTMLGHQPDEPSEAYEAWEQRIHPADEERVTSTYEAYCQGALPQFRVEYRLRCKDGSYRWVLDRAQILRDEHGTPVRMIGTMTDIQHLKAAEEAQTLQAERERLLSRVTRHIHQSLDLSEILNFAVTDVRQLFQCDRALIYRFHQVHAWPAQVIVESSLPGWGVVLDDPQVCGRVEEVLLRQYGDSHRESAPHRLRERFANRPSTEVQPTRIDNIHTANLSPEFREMLTRVGVQSGLTVTIHCDGNLWGLLCVHQCQSLREWQTWEIDLLVQLANQLAIAVQQSELYSQVQRVNAELETKVAERTSELRQSLEFEALLKRITDQVRDSFDERKILQTAVQELGQALDVFCCDTALYDANYQISTIYCDYTHGVDSKQGEQIVMADYPDLYCQLLQGMHQQFCYYQREDQGDRPLTRSIAYQSVIFSCPIRDDQGVFGDMVLLRPADEFFNELEVRLVQQVANQCAIALRQSRLYQAAQAQVSELARLNQLKDDFLCTISHELRTPIANVKMAAQMVETTLRAEGLLNDPTQPLGRYVQILQDECQREINLINDLLDLSRLDAEVDLLHPVPIHLASWIPHIAEPFLDRIHRHQQHFSLDLPPDLPPLTTDLSHFERILTELLNNACKYTPIGERIEVQASLSSDRMERDEVEQDGAESESPLSSPPPLPHFLITITNTGVEIPPEECDRVFDRFYRIPSSDPWKHSGTGLGLALVKKLTKLLGGRVGIRSSAGQTTVWLRLPLVLRQ; via the coding sequence ATGAAACTCGATCCTGGTGCCAACCATCCCTCTAGCAGCCATGCAGACAAAGCAGGGAGCGATCGCCGTCATCAAGCCGTGGTGAATAGCCAAACCGAGCTCGTTTGCCGCTTTTTGCCCAATGGCGTGCTGACGTTTGTGAATTCGGCCTATTGCGATCGCTTTGGCAAATCCGCAGCCGAACTGCTGGGGCAGCCCCTCGTCAGCCTGGTTCATCCCAACGAGCAGGGCCGCGTCACTCAGCAGCTGACCGAAATTCAAACCCTGACCCCAGATAGCCCGGTTCAAACCCACGAACATTGGGTCTGGAGCGCAACGGGCGAAATGACCTGGTATGAGTGGATTGTCCAGGGCTTTTTTAACTTATCTGGCGAACTGATTGAACTGCAAGCGGTCGGGCGCGACGTGACTCGCCGCAAACAGATGGAGCTAGAGCTAGAGCGCTATCACCAGGAACAGCGCACCCTCAACCGCATTCTGACGCTCAGCCTAAACGCCCAATCTACGCCGGATGTGTTTCGCTGCATTGCCGAAGAAGTGCGCCAGGCGACGGGCTTTCCGATTGTGGCCATTGAGCGATATAACATGACCCGTCAGACGATGGTGTTTGAGGGGCTGTGTGGCGTGGATTGTTCGGCAGATCCAGCCGTAGGGGAATGGGGCGGCGAATGGATTAATGAACAGACTCGCGAATGCAGGGGAGCCTGTACTAATGAACCGAGGCTGGAATTTCCAGTCACAGAAACGGTGTCAGGCGTGGTCCTGCAAACAGGACAGGTGCTGATCCAACATTACGAATCTGAAGCGACGGTTCCGGGCGATCGCACGTCACTGCTGCGGGCGCTGGGGATCGCGACGTTCGTGTGCCTGCCGCTAACCGCAGACGGACGCACCCTCGGCACCCTCAGTCTGGGACATCCCCAGCGGCAGGCGGTGTCGCCATCGCTGCTGGAATGGCTGCAAAGTCTATCGGGGGCGATCGCCGCCCTGCTCAAGCGCCAAGAGACAGAGCGATCGCTGCAAGACTCGGAACAGCGCTATCGGCTGCTGTTTGAAAGCAACCCCCTACCCATGTGGGTGTTTGACCTAGACACGCTGGCGTTTCTCATGGTGAATGAAGCAGCGGTGCAGAAATATGGCTATAGCCGCGAGGAATTTCTCAGCATGACCCTGGCAGAGATTCGCCCACCAGAGGAGATTCCTCGGCTGCTGGCGATGATATCTGCTGTGAATCAGGGCATAAAAGATTCGGGCATCTGGCTGCACACCCAAAAAGATGGCAGCCGGATTCAGGTGGAAATTACCTCGTACCTGCTCACCTATCAGGGGCGGCGGGCAGAACTGGTAATCGCCAAAGACGTGACTGAACAATTACAAATCGAAGCGGCCCTGCGCGAAAGCCAGCGCAAATATGAAACCCTGTTTCAAACGCTGCCTGTCGGCATTGCCATGACCGATGCGTGTGGTCGTATCGTAGAAGTCAATCCGGTGCTGGAGGAAATGCTGAGCATTCCGGCTGCTGAGCAAACGCGCTATACGTGCGATCGCCCTACTCAGCCGACGCTACGACCCGACGGCACGCCCATGCCGCCAGAGGAATTCGCCAGCGTCCGCGCCCTCAGGGAGCAGCAATCTGTTCACAATACTGAGCAGGGTATTGTTTGTGCGGATGGCTCGGTGCAGTGGGTCAACGTCAGCGCTGCACCGATTCCGCTGGAAAACTACGGCGTGGCGATCGCCTATATCGACATTACCCAGCGGAAACAGGCCGAACTCGCCCTGCAAGACAGCGAAACGCGCTGGCAAACCGTCGTCCAATCCACCAATGACGGCGTGTTTGACGCAGACCTGATCACGGGCAAGACCTTCCACTCCGAGCGCTGGAAAACCATGCTGGGCCACCAGCCCGACGAACCCTCAGAAGCCTACGAAGCCTGGGAGCAGCGCATCCATCCTGCCGATGAGGAGCGGGTCACGTCGACCTATGAAGCCTATTGCCAGGGAGCGCTGCCCCAGTTTCGGGTCGAGTATCGGCTGCGCTGCAAAGACGGCAGCTACCGCTGGGTGCTAGATCGAGCGCAGATCCTCCGCGACGAACACGGTACGCCCGTGCGGATGATTGGCACCATGACCGATATCCAACACCTCAAGGCTGCTGAGGAAGCGCAAACGCTACAGGCGGAGCGGGAACGGCTGCTGTCTCGTGTAACACGGCATATCCACCAGTCGCTCGATTTAAGCGAAATTTTGAACTTTGCCGTAACGGATGTGCGGCAGTTGTTTCAGTGCGATCGCGCATTAATCTATCGCTTTCACCAGGTTCATGCCTGGCCTGCCCAAGTAATTGTGGAATCAAGCTTGCCCGGTTGGGGCGTGGTGCTAGACGATCCCCAGGTCTGCGGTCGAGTCGAAGAAGTGCTATTGCGGCAATATGGCGATTCCCATAGGGAAAGTGCGCCGCACCGCTTGCGCGAACGCTTCGCGAATCGCCCCAGCACCGAAGTTCAACCCACCCGCATTGACAACATCCACACGGCGAACCTCTCGCCAGAGTTTCGCGAGATGCTGACCCGCGTGGGCGTGCAGTCTGGTCTGACGGTTACCATCCACTGCGACGGCAACCTGTGGGGGCTGCTGTGTGTTCACCAGTGCCAATCCTTGCGAGAGTGGCAGACTTGGGAGATAGATTTGCTGGTGCAACTGGCCAACCAGTTGGCGATCGCCGTTCAGCAATCAGAACTTTATAGCCAGGTACAGCGGGTCAACGCCGAGCTAGAAACCAAAGTCGCTGAACGCACCAGCGAACTGCGCCAATCCCTTGAGTTTGAAGCCTTGCTCAAGCGGATTACTGACCAGGTACGCGACAGCTTCGACGAGCGCAAAATTTTGCAAACTGCCGTGCAGGAACTGGGGCAAGCCCTGGACGTATTTTGCTGCGATACAGCACTTTATGATGCCAACTACCAAATTTCCACGATCTATTGCGACTATACCCACGGGGTGGACTCTAAACAGGGCGAACAGATTGTGATGGCGGATTATCCCGACCTCTACTGTCAGCTTTTGCAGGGAATGCATCAGCAGTTTTGCTATTACCAGAGAGAAGACCAGGGCGATCGCCCATTAACGCGCTCCATCGCCTATCAATCCGTGATCTTCTCCTGCCCCATCCGAGACGATCAGGGCGTTTTTGGGGATATGGTGTTGCTGCGCCCTGCCGATGAGTTCTTCAACGAGCTAGAGGTGCGGCTGGTGCAGCAGGTGGCCAACCAATGCGCGATCGCCCTCCGCCAGTCTCGCCTCTACCAGGCTGCCCAAGCTCAAGTCTCCGAACTGGCCCGCCTGAATCAGCTCAAGGACGATTTCCTTTGCACGATTTCCCACGAGCTGCGAACCCCCATCGCCAATGTCAAAATGGCAGCTCAAATGGTCGAAACCACGCTCCGGGCAGAGGGACTGCTCAACGATCCGACTCAGCCGCTCGGTCGCTATGTGCAGATTTTGCAAGACGAATGTCAGCGCGAAATCAACCTGATCAACGACCTGCTCGACCTCTCCCGACTCGATGCCGAAGTCGATCTGCTGCACCCTGTTCCAATTCACCTAGCATCCTGGATTCCTCACATTGCCGAACCCTTCCTAGACCGCATCCATCGCCACCAGCAGCACTTCAGCCTTGACCTGCCGCCCGACCTGCCGCCCCTCACCACCGACCTCAGCCACTTTGAGCGCATCCTCACCGAATTACTCAACAATGCTTGCAAATATACCCCCATCGGCGAACGCATCGAGGTGCAAGCCAGCCTCAGCAGCGACCGCATGGAGCGCGACGAGGTGGAACAAGATGGAGCCGAATCTGAAAGCCCGCTCTCCAGCCCCCCTCCACTCCCTCACTTCCTCATCACCATCACCAACACGGGGGTCGAAATCCCTCCAGAGGAGTGCGATCGCGTGTTTGATCGGTTCTATCGCATCCCCAGCAGCGACCCCTGGAAACACAGCGGCACTGGACTGGGCCTGGCGCTGGTCAAAAAGCTCACGAAACTGCTGGGCGGCCGCGTTGGCATTCGCAGCAGCGCAGGACAAACCACCGTCTGGCTCCGCCTTCCGCTCGTTCTGCGGCAGTGA
- a CDS encoding HAMP domain-containing histidine kinase — protein MSISYQIVTEKHGGKLECVSTPGEGTEFVIQIPLKQQAVAMSDASA, from the coding sequence ATGTCGATCAGCTATCAAATCGTGACCGAAAAGCACGGCGGCAAGCTGGAATGCGTTTCGACTCCGGGTGAGGGAACCGAGTTTGTCATTCAAATTCCGCTGAAACAGCAGGCAGTGGCGATGTCTGATGCCTCAGCCTGA
- a CDS encoding sirohydrochlorin chelatase, which produces MPASLPAYLLVTHGSRDPRPHAEAGVLAHRVAAELRRRGAGGMPPLVETAVLELGSKPLHQRILQAATQTLTLGGDRLVIIPLFLLPGVHVMEDIPAEVAIARQQASPRLSIEIAPHLGSHPRLAELLPVPNSKSAARILLAHGSRRPGGNAPVEALAQQIGAIAAYWAVPPGLADQAARLAAQGAQQVDILPFFLFPGGITEAIAQDVRDLSAQFPTCQFRLYPPFGATPQLAALVLDLATCPLGWGKARRSG; this is translated from the coding sequence TTGCCCGCCTCTCTTCCTGCCTATCTTTTGGTGACTCACGGCAGCCGTGACCCCAGACCTCACGCCGAGGCTGGGGTTTTGGCGCATCGGGTCGCGGCGGAGTTGCGGCGGCGGGGGGCGGGGGGAATGCCGCCGCTGGTGGAGACGGCTGTGCTGGAGTTGGGTTCAAAGCCGCTGCATCAGCGAATCTTGCAAGCGGCGACGCAAACGCTGACCCTGGGGGGCGATCGCCTCGTGATTATCCCGCTATTTTTGCTGCCGGGGGTGCATGTGATGGAAGACATCCCTGCTGAGGTGGCGATCGCCCGCCAGCAGGCTAGCCCGCGCCTGTCCATCGAGATTGCGCCCCATCTGGGCAGCCACCCCAGGCTGGCAGAGTTATTACCTGTACCAAATTCTAAATCTGCCGCCCGAATTTTGCTGGCTCATGGCAGTCGTCGTCCCGGAGGCAATGCGCCCGTGGAAGCACTGGCCCAACAAATCGGGGCGATCGCGGCCTATTGGGCCGTGCCGCCGGGTCTTGCCGATCAGGCCGCAAGGCTGGCAGCTCAGGGCGCTCAGCAGGTGGACATTCTGCCGTTTTTTCTGTTTCCTGGCGGGATTACCGAGGCGATCGCCCAGGACGTGCGCGACCTGTCCGCCCAGTTTCCCACCTGCCAGTTTCGGCTTTATCCGCCGTTTGGCGCGACTCCCCAGCTTGCTGCGCTGGTTCTGGATCTGGCGACCTGTCCGCTGGGCTGGGGCAAGGCGAGGCGGTCAGGCTGA
- a CDS encoding Dps family protein — protein sequence MAITASPIQTFEQMKDNPIGLEMNVTTAVCEGFNIVLASFQALYLQYQKHHFVVEGSEFYQLHEFFSESYDEVQGHVHEIGERLNGLGGVPVASFSKLAELCCFTPEPDGVFSCRAMVEHDLSAEQEIIKVIRRQAGQAESLGDRATRHLYEKILLESEDRAFHLSHFLAHDSLTPAFTLASQN from the coding sequence ATGGCTATTACGGCAAGTCCGATTCAAACCTTTGAGCAGATGAAAGACAACCCCATCGGGTTGGAGATGAACGTCACCACAGCGGTTTGTGAAGGCTTTAACATTGTCCTGGCAAGCTTCCAAGCGCTGTATTTGCAATACCAAAAGCATCACTTTGTGGTGGAAGGTTCTGAGTTTTATCAACTGCACGAATTTTTCTCGGAAAGCTATGACGAAGTGCAGGGCCATGTCCACGAAATTGGGGAGCGGCTAAATGGACTGGGCGGCGTGCCTGTTGCTAGCTTCAGCAAATTGGCTGAGCTATGCTGCTTTACGCCAGAGCCAGACGGCGTATTTTCTTGCCGAGCAATGGTGGAACATGATCTGAGCGCAGAGCAAGAAATCATCAAGGTGATCCGGCGGCAGGCTGGACAGGCCGAGAGCCTGGGCGATCGCGCGACTCGCCACCTCTATGAAAAAATTCTGCTGGAGTCGGAAGACCGCGCCTTCCACCTGTCGCACTTCCTGGCCCACGACAGCCTCACGCCCGCTTTCACCTTAGCCAGTCAGAATTGA
- a CDS encoding bestrophin family protein yields MPQNRWQLPLAPQKRSWFRSALQLRGSVVPYVLPRALLCGLFGELIVVLYARGWAVSIPALSGLIPNIVLGLLLVFRTNTAYERFWEGRKLWGTLTNTTRNLARQIWVNVAEKNSQDRAQKISILRLLVAFAVATKLHLRKQSFEDLMLLDLLPKDYYFKLQKTNTPPLEIAFWISSYLQKQRRRNRLTAYQLDTMQKMISTMVDVLGGCERILRTPIPLAYVIHLKQLLLLYCLTLPFQLVADLQWATGPIVALITFTLLGIEEIGIEIENPFGTDANDLPLDAMCQNMLRDVEDLISLGSAWAIDSKPLAETQVQPKDAYAAE; encoded by the coding sequence ATGCCCCAAAACCGCTGGCAACTCCCCCTTGCGCCCCAAAAACGAAGCTGGTTTCGCTCTGCCCTGCAACTGCGCGGCTCGGTCGTGCCCTACGTGCTGCCCAGGGCGCTGCTGTGCGGGCTGTTTGGGGAACTCATCGTCGTGCTGTATGCCAGGGGTTGGGCTGTCTCGATTCCCGCGCTGTCTGGGCTAATTCCCAATATCGTGCTGGGCCTGCTGCTGGTCTTCCGCACCAACACCGCCTACGAGCGCTTCTGGGAAGGGCGAAAGCTATGGGGCACCCTGACCAACACCACCCGCAACCTAGCGCGGCAAATCTGGGTAAATGTGGCTGAAAAGAATTCTCAAGATCGCGCTCAAAAGATCTCTATCTTGCGATTGTTGGTTGCGTTTGCCGTCGCCACCAAGCTGCATCTCCGCAAACAGTCTTTTGAAGACCTGATGCTGCTTGATTTGCTGCCCAAAGATTACTATTTCAAACTGCAAAAGACCAATACGCCGCCGCTAGAAATTGCCTTTTGGATTAGCAGCTATTTACAAAAGCAGCGCCGCCGAAATCGGCTTACAGCTTATCAACTCGACACGATGCAAAAAATGATTAGCACGATGGTCGATGTGTTGGGCGGATGCGAACGAATTTTAAGAACGCCCATTCCCCTGGCTTATGTGATTCATTTGAAACAATTACTGTTGCTTTATTGCCTGACATTGCCCTTCCAATTAGTCGCAGATTTACAGTGGGCGACTGGGCCAATCGTCGCCCTCATTACCTTTACGCTGCTGGGCATCGAAGAGATCGGCATTGAAATTGAAAACCCCTTTGGCACCGATGCAAACGATTTACCGCTGGATGCAATGTGTCAAAATATGCTGCGAGATGTTGAAGATTTAATTAGTCTAGGGTCTGCATGGGCAATTGATTCTAAGCCTTTGGCGGAAACTCAAGTTCAACCCAAAGATGCTTATGCTGCTGAATAG
- a CDS encoding LysR family transcriptional regulator, with product MIELRHLRYFITVAEELHFGRPPPRLHMAQPPLSQQIRQLEEKLGFQLFHRTKRSVQLTEAGAVFLAECQRIMQQLDQAVQLGQQVSRGERGQLVIGFVSSAAYSVLPTLLRRFRTAAPEVSLELHELTTDQQIQWLRDRRMDVGLVRPPIDEPDFCLMPLFEESLVVALPQQHPLAQQPQVSLKDLAGKPFILFPRLLAPGLYDQIISLCQQGGFSPAIVQEAIQMQTIISLVAAEIGVAIVPLSLQNLQRTGVVYRELQEPTPKAAIALLTRQSDPSPTVQRFLAIAQTQR from the coding sequence ATGATCGAACTGCGTCACCTGCGCTACTTCATCACCGTTGCCGAAGAACTGCACTTTGGGCGGCCGCCGCCCCGGCTGCATATGGCCCAGCCGCCCCTCAGCCAGCAGATTCGTCAACTAGAGGAGAAACTGGGCTTCCAGTTGTTTCACCGCACCAAGCGCAGCGTGCAGCTCACCGAGGCAGGCGCAGTGTTCCTGGCAGAATGTCAGCGAATTATGCAGCAGTTGGATCAGGCCGTGCAACTGGGGCAGCAAGTGAGCCGAGGCGAGCGGGGGCAACTGGTGATTGGCTTTGTGAGTTCTGCTGCCTATAGCGTGCTGCCGACGCTGCTTCGGCGGTTTCGCACTGCCGCGCCGGAGGTCAGCCTAGAGTTACACGAATTGACCACCGACCAGCAGATCCAATGGCTGCGCGATCGCCGCATGGACGTGGGCCTCGTCCGCCCGCCCATAGATGAGCCAGACTTTTGCCTGATGCCGCTGTTTGAGGAGTCGCTCGTCGTCGCCCTGCCCCAGCAGCATCCCCTAGCACAGCAGCCGCAAGTGTCTCTCAAAGACCTAGCGGGCAAGCCCTTTATCCTGTTTCCTCGGCTGCTAGCTCCCGGACTCTATGACCAGATTATTAGCCTCTGTCAGCAGGGCGGCTTTAGCCCCGCCATTGTGCAGGAAGCGATCCAAATGCAGACCATCATCAGCCTGGTGGCCGCAGAAATCGGTGTAGCCATTGTGCCCCTGTCGCTGCAAAATCTCCAGCGCACCGGGGTCGTCTACCGCGAACTCCAGGAACCTACCCCCAAAGCGGCGATCGCCCTGCTTACACGCCAGTCAGACCCCTCGCCCACCGTGCAGCGATTTTTGGCGATCGCCCAAACCCAGAGATAG